One window of Microbacterium sediminis genomic DNA carries:
- a CDS encoding Na+/H+ antiporter NhaA yields MKLLRSERFPAFLLLGAAVLGLLVANLPFGGAVIEASHAHLAIPGTGLDLSIAHWVSDFLLAIFFFGAAIELVYEITSGQLNSVKRALTPAIAAAGGVIVPIAIYLLIAGHDPATAGGWPVPTATDIAFALGVLAMFGKGLPSKVRVFLLALAIIDDIVGIIFIAVLFAHDLDLGSLAIALVLVIAFAVVSRYLNPRNRAVLVPIMIVLGLGAWAFTYLGGIHATIAGVLLGVAIRQNTGMHARHVLEPWINGLILPVFAFFAALVMIPQVSVSELSPALWGILVALPVGKIIGISAAGWLAVRLNRTKGEEPAIHFADIVAAGALGGIGFTVSLLMANLAFADDPAIKDQAILGVLGGSLIALALSAVLVSWRAAHHRRLQREGTEPAEPEVHHAPDEIHGQLE; encoded by the coding sequence ATGAAGCTCCTGCGCTCTGAGCGTTTCCCCGCCTTCCTCCTGCTCGGCGCCGCCGTGCTCGGCCTGCTCGTGGCCAACCTGCCGTTCGGCGGGGCCGTGATCGAGGCCAGCCACGCGCACCTGGCCATCCCCGGCACCGGCCTCGATCTGTCGATCGCGCACTGGGTGAGCGACTTCCTGCTCGCGATCTTCTTCTTCGGCGCGGCGATCGAGCTCGTGTACGAGATCACGAGCGGGCAGCTGAACAGCGTCAAGCGCGCCCTCACGCCCGCGATCGCCGCGGCCGGCGGCGTGATCGTGCCGATCGCGATCTACTTGCTCATCGCCGGGCACGACCCCGCCACGGCGGGCGGCTGGCCGGTGCCGACCGCCACCGACATCGCCTTCGCGCTCGGGGTGCTCGCGATGTTCGGCAAGGGACTGCCGTCGAAGGTGCGCGTGTTCCTGCTCGCGCTCGCGATCATCGACGACATCGTCGGGATCATCTTCATCGCGGTGCTCTTCGCGCACGACCTCGACCTCGGCAGCCTCGCGATCGCGCTGGTGCTCGTCATCGCCTTCGCGGTGGTGAGCCGGTACCTGAACCCCCGCAACCGCGCCGTGCTCGTGCCGATCATGATCGTGCTCGGGCTGGGCGCCTGGGCCTTCACGTACCTGGGCGGCATCCACGCCACGATCGCCGGTGTGCTCCTCGGCGTCGCGATCCGCCAGAACACCGGCATGCACGCCCGTCACGTGCTCGAGCCCTGGATCAACGGGCTCATCCTGCCGGTGTTCGCGTTCTTCGCGGCGCTCGTGATGATCCCGCAGGTGTCGGTGTCGGAGCTCTCTCCCGCGCTGTGGGGCATCCTCGTCGCGCTGCCGGTGGGCAAGATCATCGGCATCTCGGCCGCCGGCTGGCTCGCCGTGCGCCTGAACCGGACCAAGGGCGAGGAGCCCGCCATCCACTTCGCCGACATCGTCGCCGCGGGTGCCCTGGGCGGCATCGGCTTCACGGTGTCGCTCCTCATGGCGAACCTCGCGTTCGCGGACGACCCCGCGATCAAGGACCAGGCGATCCTCGGCGTGCTCGGCGGATCGCTCATCGCGCTCGCGCTGTCGGCCGTGCTCGTGTCGTGGCGCGCCGCGCACCACCGTCGGCTGCAGCGCGAGGGCACCGAGCCCGCCGAGCCTGAGGTGCACCACGCGCCCGACGAGATCCACGGGCAGCTGGAGTAG
- a CDS encoding MazG family protein: MRQVRDRCVWTQQMTHEELIPYLIEESAELVDAVERGDRAEMREELGDLLWQVLFHAELASRADDPFDIDDVARGLNDKMIRRHPHVFGDETAETPERVLELWNAAKAAEKRERTSVLDGVAAGMPSLALAQKLLGKGEQVGVGRELLGEIAAAEAIEQADGMQALPASEEELGDTLLGLVALARARGWDAERALRGRVRELADEIRAAE, encoded by the coding sequence ATGCGGCAGGTGCGGGATCGCTGCGTGTGGACGCAGCAGATGACCCACGAGGAGCTGATCCCGTACCTCATCGAGGAGTCGGCGGAGCTGGTCGATGCGGTCGAGCGCGGCGATCGCGCGGAGATGCGCGAGGAGCTCGGCGATCTGCTGTGGCAGGTGCTGTTCCACGCCGAGCTCGCCTCGCGTGCCGACGATCCGTTCGACATCGACGACGTCGCCCGCGGGCTCAACGACAAGATGATCCGCCGCCACCCCCACGTCTTCGGCGACGAGACGGCCGAGACGCCCGAGCGCGTGCTGGAGCTGTGGAACGCGGCCAAGGCGGCCGAGAAGCGCGAGCGCACGTCGGTGCTCGACGGCGTCGCGGCCGGGATGCCGTCGCTCGCTCTCGCGCAGAAGCTGCTGGGCAAGGGCGAGCAGGTGGGCGTCGGCCGCGAGCTGCTCGGGGAGATCGCGGCGGCCGAGGCGATCGAGCAGGCCGACGGCATGCAGGCGCTGCCGGCGAGCGAGGAGGAGCTCGGCGACACCCTGCTCGGCCTCGTCGCGCTCGCCCGCGCCCGCGGCTGGGACGCCGAGCGCGCGCTGCGCGGCCGCGTCCGCGAGCTCGCCGACGAGATCCGCGCCGCGGAGTAG
- the hisS gene encoding histidine--tRNA ligase, producing MRDFLPADKARRERVLSVIRERYRAHGFDEIETPVVEEYARLHAGIGGDNEKLAFNILRRGLDAEAIRAAAEDPAALTDLGLRYDLTVPLARFYATHRAELPTVFRSIQIAPVWRAERPQKGRYRQFVQCDIDIIGDETARAEAELIVASLDTLAALELEGASVRINDRRALDAMLDAFGFAVDERPGVLITIDKLDKIGPAGVAAELRERGATAAAVDAFEAFLTRPQTREYLPFGEAQIRKALPEGVGAEVIAHLVGIGEAVAAARAEIDPPLVFDPFLVRGMGYYTGTIFELAHPSVSYSLGGGGRYDGMIGRFLGQDVPAVGFSIGFERIVDLVALADAGAAPAVVLVHDRDVPVAELVALKAALVAEGSRVRLERRTKNLKALLARAEADGYTAFASVAAGATREALELKPLG from the coding sequence ATGCGCGACTTCCTCCCCGCCGATAAGGCCCGCCGCGAGCGGGTGCTCTCCGTGATCCGCGAGCGCTACCGCGCCCATGGCTTCGACGAGATCGAGACCCCGGTCGTGGAGGAGTACGCGCGCCTGCACGCCGGGATCGGCGGCGACAACGAGAAGCTCGCCTTCAACATCCTCCGCCGCGGCCTGGACGCGGAGGCGATCCGCGCCGCCGCCGAGGACCCCGCCGCGCTCACCGACCTGGGCCTGCGCTACGACCTCACCGTGCCGCTGGCCCGCTTCTACGCCACGCACCGCGCGGAGCTGCCCACGGTCTTCCGCTCGATCCAGATCGCGCCCGTGTGGCGCGCCGAGCGCCCGCAGAAGGGCCGCTACCGCCAGTTCGTGCAGTGCGACATCGACATCATCGGCGACGAGACCGCGCGCGCCGAGGCCGAGCTGATCGTCGCCTCGCTCGACACGCTCGCGGCGCTCGAGCTCGAGGGCGCGAGCGTCCGGATCAACGACCGCCGCGCGCTCGACGCGATGCTCGACGCGTTCGGCTTCGCGGTCGACGAGCGCCCCGGCGTGCTCATCACGATCGACAAGCTCGACAAGATCGGTCCCGCCGGCGTCGCCGCCGAGCTGCGCGAGCGCGGCGCCACGGCGGCCGCGGTCGACGCGTTCGAGGCGTTCCTCACCCGGCCGCAGACGCGGGAGTACCTGCCGTTCGGCGAGGCACAGATCCGCAAGGCCCTGCCGGAGGGCGTCGGCGCCGAGGTCATCGCGCACCTCGTGGGCATCGGCGAGGCCGTCGCGGCCGCCCGCGCCGAGATCGACCCGCCGCTCGTGTTCGACCCGTTCCTCGTGCGCGGCATGGGGTACTACACCGGCACGATCTTCGAGCTCGCGCACCCCTCGGTGAGCTATTCGCTCGGCGGCGGTGGGCGCTACGACGGCATGATCGGCCGGTTCCTCGGCCAGGACGTGCCGGCGGTCGGGTTCTCGATCGGCTTCGAGCGGATCGTCGATCTCGTCGCGCTCGCCGACGCCGGCGCCGCGCCGGCGGTCGTGCTCGTGCACGATCGCGACGTGCCGGTCGCGGAGCTCGTGGCCCTCAAGGCCGCGCTCGTGGCCGAGGGATCGCGCGTGCGCCTGGAGCGGCGCACCAAGAACCTCAAGGCGCTGCTGGCCCGGGCCGAGGCGGACGGCTACACGGCGTTCGCGTCGGTCGCGGCCGGCGCCACGCGCGAGGCGCTCGAGCTCAAGCCGCTCGGCTGA
- a CDS encoding VOC family protein: MAQSLYLWFPGNAAEALAFYRDTFGGELELHTYAEFGRADGPPDAVAHGTLSGPVSLYGCDAGGDEDAVVMTGISVALLGAANAETSRRWFAALSEGGRVIDPLQRRPWGAHDGQVRDRYGVRWLVGFED, translated from the coding sequence ATGGCGCAATCGCTGTACCTGTGGTTCCCGGGCAACGCCGCGGAGGCGCTCGCGTTCTATCGCGACACCTTCGGCGGGGAGCTCGAGCTGCACACCTACGCCGAATTCGGCCGGGCCGACGGTCCGCCGGATGCGGTGGCGCACGGGACGCTGTCGGGGCCGGTGAGCCTGTACGGGTGCGACGCCGGCGGCGACGAGGACGCGGTCGTGATGACCGGGATCAGCGTCGCCCTGCTCGGCGCCGCCAACGCCGAGACGTCGCGCCGGTGGTTCGCCGCCCTGAGCGAGGGTGGTCGCGTCATCGACCCGCTGCAGCGGCGACCCTGGGGCGCGCACGACGGCCAGGTGCGCGATCGCTACGGGGTGCGCTGGCTCGTCGGCTTCGAGGACTGA
- a CDS encoding NUDIX domain-containing protein, translating to MTERYTEAYAAQHGRFTVIPAAYVFLRRGDEVLLQLRAGTGYYDAHWAAGAAGHVEQGESVLAAAAREAAEELGVAVAPEDLEFLTIEHRTGEGAAIDERVDFFFACSRWTGDPVLQEDKASDLRWFALDALPDPVVPHERLVLERLRGRTLAPVTPIGF from the coding sequence ATGACCGAGCGCTACACCGAGGCCTATGCCGCCCAGCACGGCCGCTTCACCGTGATCCCCGCCGCCTACGTGTTCCTGCGCCGCGGGGACGAGGTGCTGCTGCAGCTGCGCGCCGGCACCGGGTACTACGACGCGCACTGGGCGGCCGGGGCGGCCGGGCACGTCGAGCAGGGCGAGTCGGTGCTGGCCGCGGCCGCGCGCGAGGCCGCCGAGGAGCTGGGCGTCGCGGTCGCGCCGGAGGATCTGGAGTTCCTCACGATCGAGCATCGCACAGGCGAGGGCGCGGCGATCGACGAACGCGTCGACTTCTTCTTCGCCTGTTCGAGGTGGACGGGCGACCCGGTGCTGCAGGAGGACAAGGCCTCCGACCTGCGCTGGTTCGCGCTGGACGCCCTCCCCGATCCCGTCGTCCCGCACGAGCGCCTCGTGCTCGAGCGGCTGCGGGGTCGGACCCTCGCGCCGGTGACGCCGATCGGGTTCTGA